The Danio aesculapii chromosome 7, fDanAes4.1, whole genome shotgun sequence DNA window TACCTCATCTGACGTCAATTAAATCATTCATCTTCTGTCACATGATTGAAAGAAAAAGATAAGGTCTAAATATAACTTCAAAGTCTAAATATAACTAAAAAGTCTAAATATAACTTAAAGTAAAAGCTTACTTTAGGATATAAAGCCACGATTAACATTCATGATTTAAGTTATTTCATTTACAGCAAAAAGCACTGCGACCTGATTTCCGCTGTATGTTCCGCTGTATGTTTCCAATGGCCTTATTATATCGGTTTAAAGTGAGAAACACACTTTATTTTCCAGGCACACTAGCTTTTTGAAGTCACTTCAGACAGCCGGATGTGAAATACTTGTGAGTAATATGTGAAGTGAATGCTCAGAGTCATCAacaaaaagctatttttaaatcataatcACACTGATTGGTGACCTAAATGAACGTGTTCTTCAATAAGGTCAAGATTGTTCAGTTTACTCAACTTCAGGTCCTGGATTGTGTCAATGCTGTTACTCCCTGTGAACTCTAAATAATGGCCCGTGTCCAGGAATGATGACGTCAGCCATCTGTAACGCCATCTGCCGGTTGGCCTCTTGAATCTGAGGATTCTCGCTCAGCTCTTTCCAAGAATCTTCATCATGACAGCGTTCAAACAAGTCTCCTGCAACAAGCACTGAACCCTCTGATGTGCCTTTTACCAGGACACTGACATCTCTGCCCATGTGACCAGGCGTGGAAATGATAGATACCTTTTGGATAAACAGGATCAAATAGGTGCAttagaattagtaaattaatgcacacatacacagattATAGTTTATGATAGGATATGCATAATAATATACACAAACtgttatatgattattatttttaaatctaatttatttgtCCTGTCAAATTATTATTCCACAGCTTTCCCAAGTGCTCAAAACAGACAGAAAaccattaaaaacaatttatttaaaaacttattttaacccAAATTTTAAATCATATGCATACAGGTTCTTCCAAAAAATTCTAATGTTTtacctacactcaccggccactttattaggtacacctgtctaactgctagttaacacaaatttctaatcagtcaatcacatggcagcaactcaattcatttagacatgtagacatggtcaagaccatgggcgttgctaggcctattttaggggggctgtagtTCTTTGCTATAGATCCACTTGTAtccccaatgtcatggaggagcaatcgggtttcccatctactgttttattggtgctcacctcataatcacagcAGTTTTCTTGAAAAAGTGGCTCTTATCGAACATTTCGCTattttaatatcaaaattaactaccaatataaaacacgttttgtgttagtgcatgtggcattaactataacTTACAGTCtcgcacagaaaggattaaaaacagtgacagaaccactaagagaatgtactcattttaactgtcagagtcactgacagagatagaaacatcatgtgttgttttgcatttaaaaaaacttatttattattGTGCTTCAGATCATGAAATAcgtgaattagcctgtaggtttaaaaatatttatttaaatttgccaTTTAAtaagaaaagtggcagttttatttatttaatacattgaaacaaaaaaattacttaaatatagaaagtgttttttacttctgtaaacaggtgtgttgagcctatttggctcattcagaactcaaatggctatctctgtttttgcagtgcagtggaatactgctagtttagcatacaaccctaccatattaaacattttaacttttattaatttcttactattaaattactacttataaatgtaatattaagcttatatatatatatatatatatatatatatatatatatatatatatatatatatatatatatatatatatatatatatatatataaataattttttaaaaataattatatttatatatttataataaattaattatttatttattttaacctcAGGAGCCAAGCCCCCCTAAAATGACAATCCTAAAATCACccctggtcaagacgatctgctgcagttcaaaccgagcatcagaatgaggtagaaatgtgatttaagtgactttgaacgtggcatggatgTTGGTTGTTTCACAAACagctgatccactgggattttcacacacacaaccatcactagggtttacagagaatgattcgaaaaagagaaaatatttagtgagtggcagttctgtgggcacaaatgccttgttgatggcagaggtcagaggagaatggccagactggttccagctgatagaaaggcaacagtaactcaaatcacCGCTTGTTACGCttgaggtgtgcagaagagcatctctgaatgcagaACACGTCAAaacttaaggcggatgggctacatcagcagaagaccagggtgccactcctgtcagctaagaacaggaaactgagtctacaattcgcacaggcttaccTAAAATGGGACAGTAGAAGATTAAAAACACATGGCCTggtctggtttcttgaacatgacaatgagttcactgtactcaaatggcctccacagtcaccagatctcaatccaatagagcacctttgggaggtggtgaaacgggagattcgcatcataaatgtgcagccaacaaatctgcagcaactgcgtgatgctatcatgtcaatatggaccaaaatctctgaggaatatttccagtaccttgttgaatctatgccatgaaggattaaggcagttttgaagtcAAAAGTGGGTCCatcccagtactagtaaggtgtacctaataaagtggccagtgagtgtatacagcAGATACTAATGTAGGTTATTTATTGTCAATGCTTTGTTGTTTaggctgtttttacattttaactttacCTAAGAGATTAACCACTCCAGATTAcccacagtgtttatacagtgtttgttcatttttgttaacTTTACTTAATGTTAGCCTACATTAGATCAACacattatcaaataaaaaaaacgtgTTAATGTTGCAACTAGGGTTAACTAAGATTAGTATTTAAGCTTTTTCCtatatgttaaaatatgttaatacCCTCTTGTAAGTCTAATTTTGTGCGTATATGATATGAATAACTTACAAAGTTGTCTATAGTGTAAGGCTGTCCTTCCGCCAGCTGGTTTGGCAGATATTTATCTCTCACGCTTATGTCGCATCCTACTATTATTTTGGCCTCAGGAAACAACCCTAAGTTTCCCACGTGGTCCGAGTGACCGTGGGTTCCGACAACTATATCAACACTGTCTGGTGTCAAACCTTTCTCCTCGAGTTTAGCCACGAGAATGTCTCTG harbors:
- the mblac1 gene encoding metallo-beta-lactamase domain-containing protein 1; the protein is MATHCSIRKTESGINSDISGQPYSVSVLKEGYCTAEDDGAFRADGTITLITGPNTILVDTGGPWDRDILVAKLEEKGLTPDSVDIVVGTHGHSDHVGNLGLFPEAKIIVGCDISVRDKYLPNQLAEGQPYTIDNFVSIISTPGHMGRDVSVLVKGTSEGSVLVAGDLFERCHDEDSWKELSENPQIQEANRQMALQMADVIIPGHGPLFRVHRE